The DNA segment GCGTTGTTGATCAGCAGGGTGGCGTCGGCGGCGTCGGCGGCCGCCCGTGCCACCGACTCCGGGTCGGTGACGTCCAGCTGGAGCGGGACCGCGCCCGGCAGGTCGACGCTGCGCGGATCACGGGCCGCGGCGTAGACCTTGGCGCCGCGTTCGAGCAGCTGGGAGGCGAGGTGGCGGCCGAACCCGCGGTTGGCTCCGGTGACGACGGCGACTGCGTTGGTGAGTTCCATGAGAGTTAGATTATGGGCGTCATCTAAATGCGGCAAGGTAATAGATGACACACCTCATCTATAGTTGGCGGCATGGGACGCGTATCGCAGGCACAGGCACAGCAGAACCGCGAGCGGATCGTCGCGACGGCGGCCCGCCTCTTCCGCGAGCATGGCATCGCCGGCGTCAGCGTCGCCGACGTGATGGCCGAGGCCGGCCTGACCCACGGCGGCTTCTACAAGCACTTCGCCTCGAAGGACGCCCTGGTCGCCGAAGCCGTCACGAAGGCCTTCACCGATCAGGCGACCGCGGCGCGCGCGCTCGGCCGGGACGCGCTGCTCGACGCCTACCTCTCCCCCGCCCACCGGGACCAGGCAGGCACCGGGTGCCCGTCCGCCGGATTCGGCGGAGACGTCGCCCATGCGTCCGGGGGCGGCGAGACCCGTTCCGCGTACGCCGAAGGGGTCGAAGCCTTCGCCGCCCACCTGGGCGCCTCCGGTGAACCGGACCTGGCCACCCTCAGCACCATGGTCGGCGCACTGATCCTGGCCCGGGCCACCGCCGGCACCGATCTCTCCGACCGCATCCTGGCCGCCGCCCGGGAATCCCTCCCCGCCACCTGAATCCACACGCGCCAGGTCCTCGCTCGCCCGGCGCGCCGACCACACCGGCTTGCGAGCCTGTGTCACGATCTTGCCTGGCGGATTCCTGGAGGCGGAGGGCACGATGAAGAAGATCCTCGGCTGGATCCTGCTCTTCCTGCTGGTCTTCTGGATCGGCACGAGCCCCGGCCCGGCCGCCGACGTGGCCCGCAGCATCGGCGACGGCGTGGCCCAGATCTTCAGCAACATCGGCACGTTCTTCGCCGAGCTGGCCGACGGCTGACGTCGCGGCTCGCCTCCTGACGTGCGGATCCTCTGCGTAGGCCTGGCCACCGTCGACCTCGTCCAGCGAGTGGACCGCCTCCCCGGCGCCGACGAGAAGGTCCAGTCCGATTCGGTCGAGGTGGCCGCCGGCGGCCCCGCCACGAACGCCGCCGTCACCGCGGCCGCCCTGGGCGCCGACGTGACCCTGGTCAGCGCGGTAGGCGGCCATCCCCTGGGCGACCTGATCCGCGCCGATCTCGCAGCCCACGGCGTGACGTTGATCGACGCGACACCGGACAGCCCCGAACCACCACCGGTCTCCGCGGTGACCGTCCTGTCCGGAACGGGCGAACGCACGATCGTCAGCCACAACGCCGGCCGCCGCGAGGTCCCACTGCCCGCCTCAGGCCTGCCCGACGCCGACCTGACCCTGGTGGACGGACATCATCCGCTGCTGGCCGTAGCCGCCTCCCGAGCAGCCCGCCGCCTCCTGGTGGACGCCGGAAGCCCTCGCCCGATCTTCACCGAGATCTTCCCCCACGCCGAACTGGTGGCCTGCTCAGCCGCCTTCCGCCCGTGGCCCTTGCACCCCCGGCCCTCACACCGC comes from the Actinoplanes sp. OR16 genome and includes:
- a CDS encoding PfkB family carbohydrate kinase; protein product: MRILCVGLATVDLVQRVDRLPGADEKVQSDSVEVAAGGPATNAAVTAAALGADVTLVSAVGGHPLGDLIRADLAAHGVTLIDATPDSPEPPPVSAVTVLSGTGERTIVSHNAGRREVPLPASGLPDADLTLVDGHHPLLAVAASRAARRLLVDAGSPRPIFTEIFPHAELVACSAAFRPWPLHPRPSHRWPSHPWPFHPGDDDATIAAAIPAPTVLVTHGPAPVRWFTPHDHGEIPVPPVAAVDTSGAGDAFHGALAVAMTRGDDLRTAVTFAVRVAGTRVAHPGPRTWLSHL
- a CDS encoding TetR/AcrR family transcriptional regulator — its product is MGRVSQAQAQQNRERIVATAARLFREHGIAGVSVADVMAEAGLTHGGFYKHFASKDALVAEAVTKAFTDQATAARALGRDALLDAYLSPAHRDQAGTGCPSAGFGGDVAHASGGGETRSAYAEGVEAFAAHLGASGEPDLATLSTMVGALILARATAGTDLSDRILAAARESLPAT